A DNA window from Mytilus edulis chromosome 14, xbMytEdul2.2, whole genome shotgun sequence contains the following coding sequences:
- the LOC139502623 gene encoding uncharacterized protein, whose amino-acid sequence MMMNLIIYLILLNGYQVIAGDITLYTTPVTWETALTVCNSQGQNLVQIYREAKNHLLKEHLSSHLGMHIWIGLYAPNPSDNINRIWSDDGSSPIYENWSSSKTEGAGYLCTYTVVQNTGLEWNLADCDTEKKSFMCEEDKRICTTGVYYTFTKWHYGSFTGNRFISPATAQDCTNACESIIGNNGVCWGFVLRVTSDPMVCRTYDDTDDPYYNIINQKASGNHYNYIRNCNLSIHVRSQCPACFPTTEDPTTEVQTTTEDHTTEEHTTTKHHSTGVHTMTEVGEMTTEDRTTTKKDYTTAEYRTTETTLKNEMTTEDHATAMGDDKTTEDLTTETTKENAMTTEKGTTTMKDETSTGKKPTQTTIEVVTIIGNPASPGGGISPYCTCTCQNVTTTLSLEESIQEIVNNIKVDKRKMSSHTRKLTSAKDSRPSSASIGYFGIVMLSTTFGILVFLDFHRLIDKCCTIFKSKKDQHSIC is encoded by the exons atgaTGATGAATTTAATCATCTATCTCATTTTGTTAAACG GATATCAGGTTATTGCGGGAGATATTACACTATACACGACACCTGTGACGTGGGAAACTGCTTTGACCGTCTGCAATAGTCAAGGACAAAATCTTGTACAGATTTATAGAGAAGCCAAGAATCACCTTCTCAAAGAACATCTATCGTCCCACTT GGGAATGCACATCTGGATAGGACTGTATGCTCCAAATCCAAGTGATAATATTAATCGCATATGGTCAGATGACGGATCGTCGCCAATTTATGAGAATTGGTCCTCATCAAAAACGGAAGGTGCTGGGTATCTATGTACTTATACCGTTGTACAGAATACGGGACTGGAATGGAATTTGGCAGATTGTGATACTGAGAAGAAGTCGTTTATGTGCGAAGAAGACAAac GTATTTGCACTACTGGTGTTTACTATACTTTTACTAAATGGCACTATGGGAGTTTTACCGGTAATCGTTTTATCTCACCGGCAACAGCGCAAGACTGTACTAACGCTTGCGAATCGATAATAGGAAATAATGGTGTTTGCTGGGGATTCGTATTGCGTGTGACGTCAGATCCAATGGTATGTCGTACCTATGATGACACTGATGATCCTTACTACAACATTATCAATCAAAAAGCTTCTGGAAACCATTATAACTACATCCGCAACTGTAACTTATCaa TACACGTACGTAGTCAGTGTCCAGCGTGTTTTCCAACCACAGAAGACCCCACCACTGAAGTGCAAACAACGACAGAAGACCACACCACTGAAGAACACACAACGACAAAACACCACTCCACTGGTGTACACACAATGACAGAAGTAGGTGAGATGACAACAGAAGAccgaacaacaacaaaaaaagattaTACGACAGCAGAATACAGAACAACAGAGACTACTCTCAAAAATGAGATGACAACAGAAGACCATGCAACAGCTATGGGAGATGATAAGACAACTGAAGACCTAACAACAGAAACAACAAAAGAAAATGCGATGACAACAGAAAAGGGAACAACAACAATGAAAGATGAGACGTCTACAGGAAAGAAACCAACACAGACAACAATAGAAGTTGTAACTATCATTGGCAATCCAGCAAGCCCTGGAGGAG GCATTTCTCCttattgtacatgtacttgtcaGAATGTAACAACCACATTATCATTGGAGGAGAGTATTCAGGAAATAGTGAACAATATTAAAGTAGATAAACGAAAAATGTCATCTCACACTAGAAAACTTACATCTGCTAAAGACTCTCGACCATCCTCGGCTAGTATTGGATACTTCGGAATAGTAATGCTGTCGACAACATTTGGTATACTGGTGTTTCTAGATTTTCATAGATTGATTGACAAATGTTGTACTATTTTCAAATCCAAGAAAGATCAGCATAGTATATGCTGA